A window of the Sulfurospirillum tamanense genome harbors these coding sequences:
- the dsrO gene encoding sulfate reduction electron transfer complex DsrMKJOP subunit DsrO, with product MPNDPSRRRFLKQGGIAALAGATSAQAFSLKNPGRDAQDPRYIGDAKAHYAMVIDLRQCVGCQACTAACKVENAVPKEQYRTFVSEFEIGTFPHVRKGYVPQLCNHCDNPSCVSVCPTGATFKRKDGIVVVDSEICWGCGYCLNACPYDKRYFNAQTKVADKCTFCAHRLQDGLLPSCVETCVGGARIFGDQNDPNSEVSKMLATFPTSVLKPHQGNAPQVFYISLDSRLEAVHEATPMLDDVVRKELGLLDKEWPKLPRGVS from the coding sequence ATGCCAAACGACCCCTCAAGACGACGTTTTTTAAAGCAAGGTGGGATTGCGGCACTAGCAGGAGCCACGAGCGCACAAGCGTTTTCGCTCAAAAATCCTGGACGTGATGCCCAAGACCCAAGATACATTGGCGATGCAAAAGCCCATTATGCGATGGTGATTGACCTTCGCCAGTGCGTAGGCTGTCAAGCCTGTACTGCTGCTTGCAAAGTAGAAAATGCTGTTCCAAAAGAGCAGTATCGCACCTTTGTTAGTGAATTTGAAATAGGGACTTTCCCTCATGTGCGCAAAGGCTATGTGCCCCAATTATGCAATCACTGCGACAACCCTTCTTGTGTAAGCGTATGTCCCACAGGCGCAACGTTTAAACGCAAAGACGGAATTGTGGTGGTAGATAGTGAAATTTGCTGGGGATGCGGGTACTGTTTGAATGCCTGTCCTTATGATAAACGCTATTTTAATGCACAAACCAAAGTGGCCGATAAGTGCACCTTTTGCGCCCACCGTCTTCAAGATGGATTATTGCCTTCTTGTGTGGAGACGTGTGTGGGCGGAGCGCGCATTTTTGGTGATCAAAACGATCCAAATTCTGAAGTTTCAAAAATGCTTGCCACATTTCCAACTTCTGTTTTAAAACCCCATCAAGGAAATGCGCCTCAAGTGTTTTATATTTCCTTAGACAGTCGCCTTGAAGCCGTACATGAAGCTACACCCATGCTAGATGATGTGGTACGCAAGGAGCTCGGGTTGTTAGACAAAGAGTGGCCAAAATTACCAAGGGGGGTTTCATGA
- a CDS encoding ATP-binding protein, giving the protein MIEKLRSLHDKLSTKVKTIVLVLGLFVLLSFVFVYLRYMDTRTFTEESQAFYVERIQSVYTETLKRTENFYRNRGYANLNSFGISAALEEENTTLLQELSEYRWEVLKMENPYLSSMAFYDANGMLLASLGREAPLNVSYPNIPVGFWLDETLWYRVLVPWKAYGYIMFELDPRYFLAEIVELTGLEGFILMKNNTLVSLHESSVEKLFQHSLDNHHQVRNTFSASTSLFSTHRIVQNDALGENFFEVLFFQDITPAKQRLSHAIFESVVIIMLLGVVAFVVLHWGFDVLIRRIEELNATLERRVEEEIGKRMEKEQLLVHQSKLASMGEMIGNIAHQWRQPLTQLNTILIAIELFYERGKLTPSILQEKIQEAQGQIDFMSNTVDDFRHFFAPQKQKERFNLSDTITSTLALVQSSLANNTITCTYTKEKDLFVKGYSNEVAQVLLNLISNAKDILLERNIQNPYIHISLMEKEGFVAIEVSDNGGGVHVAPIEKIFEPYVSTKHASMGTGIGLYMSKIIIEKNSHGHLHVKNTPSGACFTILLPSP; this is encoded by the coding sequence TTGATTGAAAAACTGCGCTCTTTGCATGATAAGCTTTCCACAAAAGTTAAAACGATTGTTTTGGTGCTGGGGCTTTTTGTCTTGCTCTCTTTCGTTTTTGTCTATTTGCGCTACATGGATACCCGAACATTCACAGAAGAATCCCAAGCGTTTTACGTAGAACGCATCCAATCTGTTTACACCGAAACCCTCAAGCGTACGGAAAATTTTTATCGCAACAGAGGGTATGCTAACCTTAACTCTTTTGGCATCAGCGCTGCTTTAGAAGAGGAAAACACTACTCTTTTGCAAGAACTTTCTGAGTACCGATGGGAGGTGTTAAAAATGGAAAATCCCTACCTCTCTTCCATGGCATTTTATGATGCAAATGGGATGCTTTTAGCTAGCCTTGGCAGGGAGGCCCCTTTGAATGTTTCCTATCCAAATATTCCAGTGGGATTTTGGCTAGATGAGACATTGTGGTACCGTGTACTTGTACCGTGGAAGGCGTATGGCTACATTATGTTTGAGCTTGATCCACGCTACTTTTTAGCGGAAATCGTAGAGCTTACAGGGCTTGAGGGTTTTATTCTCATGAAGAACAACACTCTCGTGTCCCTTCATGAAAGTTCCGTTGAAAAGCTCTTTCAACACTCTTTAGATAACCACCATCAAGTGCGTAACACCTTTAGTGCCAGCACCTCTCTTTTTTCGACCCATCGCATTGTTCAAAATGATGCGCTTGGGGAGAACTTTTTTGAAGTGCTATTTTTTCAAGATATCACACCTGCCAAGCAGCGCTTAAGCCATGCTATTTTTGAAAGTGTGGTTATTATTATGCTTTTGGGCGTGGTTGCTTTTGTTGTTTTGCACTGGGGGTTTGATGTGCTGATTCGTCGCATTGAAGAGCTCAATGCTACCCTTGAAAGGCGGGTGGAGGAGGAGATTGGGAAGCGCATGGAAAAAGAGCAACTGCTGGTGCACCAAAGCAAGTTGGCAAGTATGGGAGAGATGATTGGTAACATTGCACACCAGTGGCGCCAGCCCCTCACACAGCTCAACACCATTTTAATAGCCATTGAACTTTTTTATGAACGGGGCAAACTCACCCCCTCAATACTACAAGAGAAGATTCAAGAAGCCCAAGGGCAGATTGATTTTATGTCCAACACCGTGGATGACTTTCGTCATTTTTTTGCTCCTCAAAAACAAAAAGAACGGTTTAATCTTTCTGATACAATCACTAGCACTCTTGCACTGGTGCAATCTTCTCTTGCTAACAATACCATTACATGTACCTACACCAAAGAAAAAGATCTTTTTGTAAAGGGCTACAGTAACGAAGTTGCACAAGTGCTTTTAAATCTCATTTCAAACGCCAAGGATATTTTACTTGAGCGCAACATTCAAAATCCCTATATTCATATTTCTTTGATGGAAAAAGAGGGTTTTGTGGCTATAGAAGTCAGCGATAACGGCGGTGGTGTTCATGTTGCACCTATTGAGAAGATCTTTGAACCCTATGTAAGCACCAAGCATGCTAGCATGGGAACTGGCATAGGGCTTTATATGAGTAAAATCATCATCGAAAAAAACTCCCACGGGCATTTACATGTAAAGAATACGCCCAGTGGCGCTTGCTTTACCATTCTTCTCCCTTCTCCCTAG
- a CDS encoding response regulator transcription factor, with the protein MNNILSILENRTVLYAEDEPGIRANVVQILELFFDKVFVAKDGKEAWLLYEEENPDVLIVDICMPLMDGLEVVAAVRKSNQLIPIIVLSAHRDEANLWRAVEQKISKYLTKPFRKEALLEALRVCALELLGGVLHVELSLDLVYSPCEKSLTCKEEKIPLSNQESRLLEYFIARRGQTLSFEEIQDHLWGYEAPSKEAIKALIKSLRKKAGKEHIKNHYGIGYILD; encoded by the coding sequence ATGAACAATATTTTATCTATTCTGGAGAACCGTACGGTTTTATACGCGGAAGATGAGCCTGGTATTCGTGCCAATGTAGTCCAAATCTTAGAACTGTTTTTTGACAAGGTTTTTGTGGCAAAAGATGGCAAAGAAGCGTGGCTTCTCTATGAAGAAGAGAATCCCGATGTGTTGATTGTTGATATCTGTATGCCGCTTATGGATGGACTTGAAGTGGTCGCGGCCGTGCGAAAGTCTAATCAGCTTATTCCTATCATCGTGTTAAGTGCACACCGTGACGAGGCAAACTTGTGGCGTGCGGTGGAGCAAAAAATTTCCAAATACCTCACTAAACCTTTTCGTAAAGAAGCGCTTCTTGAGGCGTTGCGCGTATGCGCCCTTGAGCTTTTGGGTGGAGTTTTACATGTAGAGCTTTCTTTGGATCTCGTCTACTCGCCTTGTGAAAAAAGCCTTACATGTAAAGAAGAAAAAATCCCTTTGAGCAATCAAGAAAGCAGGTTGCTTGAGTATTTTATCGCAAGGCGTGGGCAAACCCTCTCTTTTGAGGAAATCCAAGACCACTTATGGGGATACGAAGCGCCCAGCAAAGAAGCCATAAAGGCACTTATTAAATCTTTGCGGAAGAAAGCAGGAAAAGAACACATTAAAAATCACTATGGCATAGGGTATATTCTTGATTGA
- the nifJ gene encoding pyruvate:ferredoxin (flavodoxin) oxidoreductase, giving the protein MTKVMRTMDGNEAAAYASYAFTEVAGIYPITPSSPMADYTDLWAAKGKKNLFGMPVKVVEMQSEGGAAGTVHGSLQAGALTTTYTASQGLLLKIPNMYKIAGQLLPGVIHVSARTLATHALSIFGDHQDVYAARQTGFAMLSTGSVQEVMDLAGVAHLAAIKGRVPFMHFFDGFRTSHEIQKIEVMDYAEFDRLLDKEAVQTFRDAALNPASPKTRGTAQNDDIYFQGREAQNPFYEALPDVVAGYMKEISKITGRDYKPFTFYGAKDATRVVVAMGSATECLRETVDYLVGKGEKVGLIVCHLFRPFSIKYLLDVLPETVEKIAVLDRTKESGSVGEPLYLDMRSVFYGRKNAPVIVGGRYGLSSKDVDPAQMLAVFKNLEADEPKNGFTVGIDDDVTFTSLPIGPKMSLGGDDVRECLFYGLGADGTVGANKNSIKILGDKTDLYAQAYFAYDSKKSGGYTRSHLRFSKHPIRSTYLVSTPSFVACSVAAYMDLYDMVGGIREGGTFLLNSIWDAEETVSRMPNHVKKTLAQRKAKFYILNATKLAREIGLGNRTNTIMQSAFFKLADIIDFEQAQTYMKEFAHKSYISKGEKIVELNYKAIDQGANGLIEVPVDPAWADLLVESGKKDAYEGTDFVEKIAKPVNAAKGNDLPVSVFKGYEDGSFEHGTSEYEKRGIGVMVPKWIEENCIQCNQCAFVCPHAVIRPFLINDQEMASAPAGVKNHAIEAKGKEVKGYMYKIQVSALDCTGCELCAEACPSKEKSLVMVPLGEELEKGEQENADYLFKKVTYKDDVAGKPNAKNIQFAQPLFEFHAACPGCGETPYLTLATRMFGDRMMIANATGCSSIYGGSAPTTPYRKNEKGEGPAWANSLFEDNAEFGMGMEVAVETMRHRIENIMHESLESAPNALAALYKDWIEFKNNGKKTQEIKEKLIPLLEANQNVAGVKEILSLKGYLVRRSQWIVGGDGWAYDIGYGGLDHVLASGENVNVLVLDTEVYSNTGGQSSKSARAGSIAQFTASGKPTQKKDLGYIAMTYGNIYVAQINSNASQAQTYKALEEAEAYDGPSLVIAYSPCIAHGIKGGMGSSGNQGELATKCGYWPIYTYDPRLEAEGKNPIKITGKEPDWDAYETFLMNEVRYVSLKKSNPEEADKLFKKNKADSMRRWRQLSRLASLDYSDEVAE; this is encoded by the coding sequence ATGACAAAAGTCATGCGAACGATGGATGGCAACGAAGCAGCAGCTTACGCTTCATATGCTTTTACGGAAGTGGCGGGTATCTACCCCATCACGCCTTCTTCTCCGATGGCTGATTATACGGATCTTTGGGCGGCAAAAGGAAAGAAAAACCTTTTTGGCATGCCTGTTAAAGTAGTTGAAATGCAATCTGAAGGGGGTGCTGCTGGTACGGTTCACGGCTCACTTCAAGCAGGCGCACTTACTACAACTTACACGGCTTCTCAAGGCCTTCTTCTTAAAATTCCAAATATGTACAAAATTGCAGGGCAATTGCTTCCAGGTGTTATTCACGTTAGTGCCAGAACCCTTGCAACCCATGCGCTTTCTATCTTTGGAGACCACCAAGATGTATACGCTGCGCGCCAAACAGGTTTTGCGATGCTCTCTACGGGTTCAGTGCAAGAAGTCATGGACCTTGCAGGTGTGGCCCATTTGGCAGCCATTAAGGGACGTGTTCCTTTTATGCACTTCTTTGATGGCTTCCGTACCTCTCACGAGATTCAAAAAATCGAAGTGATGGATTATGCGGAATTTGACCGTTTGCTTGACAAAGAAGCCGTACAAACTTTCCGTGATGCCGCTCTTAATCCTGCATCTCCTAAAACACGCGGTACTGCACAAAACGATGATATTTATTTCCAAGGCCGCGAAGCACAAAACCCCTTTTATGAGGCCTTACCTGATGTTGTTGCAGGATACATGAAAGAGATTTCAAAAATCACAGGACGCGACTACAAGCCTTTTACTTTCTATGGAGCAAAAGACGCGACCCGCGTAGTGGTTGCCATGGGTTCTGCGACAGAGTGTTTGCGTGAAACGGTAGATTATTTGGTGGGTAAGGGTGAAAAAGTAGGCCTTATCGTCTGCCATTTGTTCCGCCCCTTTAGCATCAAATACCTTCTTGATGTGTTGCCCGAAACCGTAGAAAAAATCGCTGTACTTGACCGCACAAAAGAGTCAGGTTCTGTGGGTGAGCCACTCTATCTTGATATGCGTTCAGTGTTTTACGGACGCAAAAATGCACCTGTTATCGTTGGTGGACGCTACGGTCTTTCCTCTAAAGACGTAGACCCTGCACAAATGTTGGCAGTGTTTAAAAACCTCGAAGCAGACGAGCCTAAAAATGGATTTACAGTAGGCATTGACGATGATGTTACCTTTACTTCACTTCCTATTGGCCCCAAAATGAGCCTTGGTGGTGATGACGTGCGCGAATGTTTGTTTTATGGACTTGGTGCAGACGGTACGGTAGGTGCAAACAAAAACTCCATTAAAATTCTTGGAGACAAAACTGATCTTTACGCACAAGCGTATTTTGCTTATGATTCCAAAAAATCTGGCGGATATACGCGCTCTCACTTGCGGTTTAGTAAGCATCCTATTCGCTCTACCTACCTTGTTTCAACGCCGAGTTTTGTGGCCTGTTCAGTAGCCGCGTACATGGATTTGTATGACATGGTAGGGGGCATTCGTGAAGGCGGTACGTTTTTGCTTAATTCCATTTGGGATGCAGAAGAGACTGTAAGTCGCATGCCAAACCATGTTAAAAAAACACTAGCACAGCGTAAAGCAAAATTTTACATTCTAAACGCTACCAAGCTTGCGCGCGAGATCGGTCTTGGTAACCGCACCAACACGATTATGCAATCGGCGTTCTTTAAACTGGCTGACATTATTGATTTTGAACAAGCACAAACGTACATGAAAGAGTTTGCGCACAAATCCTACATTAGCAAAGGCGAGAAAATCGTTGAGCTAAATTACAAAGCCATTGACCAAGGGGCAAATGGGCTTATTGAAGTACCTGTTGACCCAGCATGGGCAGACTTGCTTGTAGAGAGTGGCAAAAAAGATGCTTATGAGGGCACGGATTTTGTAGAAAAAATCGCTAAGCCTGTGAACGCTGCCAAAGGTAATGACTTGCCTGTTTCTGTGTTTAAGGGTTATGAAGATGGCTCCTTTGAGCATGGAACAAGTGAATATGAAAAACGTGGCATCGGCGTTATGGTGCCTAAGTGGATTGAAGAAAACTGTATTCAATGCAATCAGTGTGCCTTTGTATGTCCGCATGCAGTCATTCGCCCTTTCCTTATCAATGACCAAGAAATGGCTAGTGCGCCTGCGGGTGTCAAAAACCATGCTATCGAAGCCAAAGGCAAGGAAGTTAAAGGCTACATGTACAAAATCCAAGTTTCCGCACTGGATTGTACAGGATGCGAATTGTGTGCCGAAGCGTGCCCTTCTAAAGAAAAATCTTTAGTAATGGTACCACTGGGCGAAGAGCTCGAAAAAGGCGAACAAGAAAACGCGGATTATTTGTTTAAAAAAGTGACGTACAAAGACGACGTCGCAGGCAAGCCAAACGCTAAAAACATTCAGTTTGCACAACCTTTGTTTGAATTCCACGCGGCGTGTCCAGGGTGTGGAGAAACACCGTATTTGACCCTTGCGACACGTATGTTTGGTGACCGCATGATGATTGCCAACGCGACAGGATGTTCATCCATTTATGGCGGTTCTGCTCCAACAACACCGTACCGCAAAAATGAAAAAGGTGAAGGCCCGGCGTGGGCAAACTCACTTTTTGAGGACAATGCAGAGTTTGGCATGGGGATGGAAGTGGCAGTAGAAACCATGCGCCACCGCATCGAAAATATTATGCACGAAAGCCTTGAGAGTGCGCCTAATGCTCTTGCAGCCTTGTATAAAGACTGGATTGAGTTTAAAAATAACGGTAAAAAAACCCAAGAAATCAAAGAAAAACTCATTCCGCTTTTGGAAGCCAACCAAAATGTAGCGGGCGTCAAAGAGATCCTAAGTCTCAAAGGTTACTTGGTGCGCCGTTCACAGTGGATTGTTGGGGGCGATGGTTGGGCTTATGATATCGGTTATGGTGGCCTTGACCATGTGCTTGCAAGCGGTGAAAATGTCAACGTCCTTGTGCTTGATACGGAAGTGTACTCTAACACGGGCGGCCAAAGCTCCAAATCTGCACGCGCAGGTTCTATCGCGCAATTTACCGCTTCGGGTAAACCGACGCAGAAAAAAGACCTTGGTTACATCGCCATGACTTATGGTAACATTTATGTGGCGCAGATTAACTCCAATGCATCACAGGCTCAAACCTATAAAGCACTTGAAGAAGCAGAAGCGTACGATGGTCCTTCGTTGGTGATTGCCTACTCACCGTGTATTGCACACGGGATTAAGGGTGGCATGGGAAGCTCAGGTAACCAAGGAGAGCTTGCAACAAAATGCGGGTATTGGCCAATTTACACCTACGATCCGCGCTTGGAAGCCGAGGGTAAAAACCCCATTAAAATCACAGGTAAAGAGCCTGATTGGGATGCATACGAAACCTTCTTGATGAACGAAGTACGTTATGTTTCACTCAAAAAATCCAACCCTGAAGAGGCAGATAAGCTCTTCAAGAAAAATAAAGCTGACTCTATGCGTCGATGGCGCCAGCTTTCGCGCTTAGCGAGCCTTGATTACTCTGACGAAGTCGCCGAGTAA
- a CDS encoding HAD family hydrolase produces the protein MQVILFDLDGTLIDSTEAIIGGFAAAFERHDCPRPLHEEVCALIGHPLDVMFSHLGVEPENVQAYVRAYKEHYRVVSKPKTTLLPTAKEALALARSFATLGVVTTKTSQYSRELLEHMEVMHYFDVLIGREDVTHPKPHPEPVLKALSALNAPKETSWMIGDTCMDMVAAKEAGIRGVAVTCGYGALSHLEKCTLHVTNSPIKAVEKILKLSKNDTIRNVS, from the coding sequence TTGCAGGTTATTTTGTTTGATTTAGACGGAACGCTGATTGATTCAACCGAGGCAATTATCGGTGGATTTGCCGCTGCGTTTGAACGGCACGATTGTCCTAGGCCTTTGCATGAAGAGGTATGTGCGTTGATTGGACATCCTTTGGATGTGATGTTTTCGCATTTAGGTGTTGAGCCAGAAAATGTTCAAGCCTATGTGCGTGCATACAAAGAGCATTACCGTGTGGTTTCAAAGCCTAAAACAACCTTATTGCCTACCGCCAAAGAAGCACTTGCTTTGGCCCGTTCTTTTGCGACCCTAGGCGTTGTAACTACCAAAACGAGCCAATATTCCAGAGAGCTTTTGGAGCACATGGAAGTGATGCACTATTTTGATGTGCTCATTGGACGAGAAGACGTCACCCATCCCAAGCCTCATCCTGAGCCTGTGCTTAAAGCACTAAGCGCATTAAATGCTCCAAAAGAGACCAGTTGGATGATAGGAGATACGTGTATGGATATGGTGGCAGCAAAGGAAGCAGGGATACGCGGTGTAGCGGTTACATGCGGGTATGGGGCACTTTCACACCTCGAAAAATGTACGCTACATGTTACGAATTCACCCATTAAAGCAGTGGAAAAAATCCTGAAATTGAGTAAAAATGATACAATCCGAAACGTATCCTGA
- a CDS encoding mechanosensitive ion channel family protein produces the protein MEWESIATLAGAYGLKVLGSLFIFFVGKKLASLASSLANKMMEKAKVEITLAKFFSNVIYGLLLVVIVLAALSNIGIETTSFVAVLGAAGLAVGLAFKDTFSNVGAGVLLVVFRPFKVDDFINAAGESGTVEEINLFSTFMRTADNKLIIVPNGRIIGGNIVNFSAKPTRRVDLKFGVSYGDDLRLVKQALREVLEADERILKEPEPFVAVSELADSSVNFVVRAWVNSPDYWGVYFDTTERVKLAFDEKGITIPFPQVQLHKE, from the coding sequence ATGGAATGGGAATCAATCGCCACACTAGCAGGTGCGTACGGCCTGAAAGTATTGGGCTCTCTTTTTATCTTTTTTGTAGGAAAAAAATTAGCAAGTTTAGCCTCTTCACTTGCTAATAAAATGATGGAAAAGGCCAAGGTGGAAATTACTTTGGCCAAGTTTTTTTCCAATGTGATTTACGGGTTATTGTTAGTGGTGATTGTGCTTGCGGCACTTTCTAACATAGGCATTGAAACCACCTCGTTTGTGGCTGTTTTGGGAGCCGCTGGCTTGGCTGTGGGCCTTGCTTTTAAAGACACGTTTTCCAATGTTGGCGCGGGGGTTTTGCTTGTGGTGTTTCGTCCTTTTAAAGTGGATGATTTCATTAACGCTGCTGGCGAGTCGGGCACAGTGGAAGAGATTAATCTCTTTAGCACCTTTATGCGTACGGCAGACAACAAGCTGATTATTGTTCCTAATGGTCGCATTATTGGAGGCAATATTGTCAACTTTTCTGCCAAGCCAACGCGGCGTGTGGATTTGAAATTCGGTGTGAGCTATGGCGATGATTTGCGCCTAGTAAAGCAAGCGTTACGTGAGGTTCTTGAAGCGGATGAGCGCATTTTAAAAGAACCTGAGCCTTTTGTGGCGGTTTCGGAATTGGCAGATAGTAGTGTCAATTTTGTTGTGCGCGCATGGGTGAATAGCCCAGATTATTGGGGTGTATACTTTGACACTACGGAAAGAGTGAAGCTAGCTTTTGATGAAAAAGGCATCACTATCCCCTTCCCGCAAGTACAACTTCATAAAGAGTAA